A genome region from Baekduia alba includes the following:
- a CDS encoding helix-turn-helix domain-containing protein yields the protein MPEIGATLREARMRARIDISEIEAETKIRAKYLRALENEEWGLLPGPAYVRSFLRTYAEALDLDAKLLLEEYKLRHERPSDHDLMPIGAPRRRGGGGGRGGRGPREPRRIPVGLVVGVIIVLLVGALYLLGRDNGDDGDPGSAASTTTGRTTTTAVPTSTTKKKPAASSSKKKTSTTSSASSKLVRVSINATGPGPVFACLVDASGTARINGATLQEGVSTDNYRSRSFRLRLGNGNARLRVDGKARAVPDASPVAFKISKGSVKRVDPDQVPSCA from the coding sequence ATGCCGGAGATCGGGGCAACCCTCCGCGAGGCGCGTATGCGCGCCCGCATCGACATCTCGGAGATCGAAGCCGAGACGAAGATCCGTGCCAAGTACCTGCGGGCGCTGGAGAACGAGGAGTGGGGCCTGCTGCCCGGGCCCGCGTACGTCCGGTCGTTCCTGCGGACCTACGCCGAGGCGCTCGACCTGGACGCCAAGCTGCTCCTGGAGGAGTACAAGCTCCGCCACGAGCGGCCGTCGGACCACGACCTGATGCCGATCGGCGCCCCGCGCCGGCGAGGGGGTGGCGGCGGGCGGGGAGGACGCGGGCCGCGCGAGCCGCGGCGGATCCCGGTCGGGCTCGTGGTCGGCGTGATCATCGTGCTGCTGGTAGGGGCGCTGTACCTGCTGGGGCGCGACAACGGCGACGACGGCGACCCGGGCTCGGCGGCGTCAACTACGACCGGCCGGACCACCACGACGGCGGTGCCGACGAGCACGACCAAGAAGAAGCCGGCCGCGTCGTCGTCCAAGAAGAAGACCTCCACGACGTCGTCCGCGTCGTCCAAGCTCGTCCGCGTCTCGATCAACGCCACCGGGCCCGGGCCGGTGTTCGCCTGCCTGGTCGACGCGAGCGGGACCGCGCGGATCAACGGCGCGACGCTGCAGGAGGGCGTCAGCACCGACAACTACCGGTCGCGCTCGTTCCGGCTGCGGCTGGGCAACGGCAACGCGCGCCTGAGGGTCGACGGCAAGGCGCGCGCGGTGCCGGACGCGAGCCCGGTCGCGTTCAAGATCAGCAAGGGGTCGGTCAAGCGCGTCGATCCCGACCAGGTCCCGAGCTGCGCCTGA
- a CDS encoding DNA translocase FtsK has product MATTRTPAPRKRKPAPKSKTTTSASSAAARKRKPAARGGKGSSRTRARRSSATWAPRIPVIEQRHLDLMGLALVACGVFLAFPLYLGWDGGQAGDAVVDGLALAVGTLRYVTPIGVICVGAVVVLGPVLPSVRPFRTGGICFTLALALMFAAGTLGLGPSTIRDGYWDQDFLRDRGGYLGEGLFYLSNHLIGSIGTHIFALFLFLAGLLLLTGASLAGILKATGGTVAESTRALRTARPERPARPEPATAAAKPASSTTRRPRVQVPESDDDLVVKSTHVEAPSLDGVERYPDLFEAADEPKVTRARGKKKEPKVVALDDDAALDEDLAAPQSAAEDAKDAEVSEAVMATDDLPDIEQQFDDDGGALPPGEPQQLELGRVGAGSRGEADGDGAEEIEYIVPDPRVLKRSTGDQIRPDTSGNEKVAASLVEALSHFNVESRVVGTVSGPHITRYELRLAPGVKMSKVAQLKDDLAYALAATEIRILAPIPGKQAVGIEVPNRDRRTVHLGDVFRARPEGYSPLTVWLGKDVSGKAIGADLAKMPHILVAGTTGAGKSACINAMLSSILLNATPDEARLVLVDPKQVELNHYEDVPHLLTPVITSPRQAANALQNLVREMEWRYGIMAMKRTRSLNELNRVREEEGEKRLPYILCVIDELADLMMVAPGDVEDSIIRIAQKARAVGIHLVLATQSPRVDVITGMIKANVPSRIAFAVSSQTDSRVILDQNGAESLLGMGDMLFSPVGSSKLQRIQGAYIDEAQVGQITEFWARQGEPELRADLLEEVEAEPGGDGGRDEADGKDPDEDPLLAEAIELVVEMGTASTSMLQRRMRLGYTRAGRMMDMLERRGVISGYEGSKPRQVLITGQDLPRVLAALTEKGDIAAAGPEAAGPAVGSGDAPALPEPPRPTGDDDVA; this is encoded by the coding sequence ATGGCGACGACCCGCACACCTGCCCCGCGCAAGCGCAAGCCTGCGCCGAAGTCCAAGACCACGACGTCCGCCTCGTCGGCCGCCGCGCGCAAGCGCAAGCCGGCCGCGCGCGGCGGGAAGGGGTCCTCGCGCACGCGCGCGCGGCGCTCCTCGGCGACCTGGGCGCCGCGCATCCCCGTCATCGAGCAGCGCCATCTGGACCTGATGGGCCTGGCGCTCGTGGCGTGCGGCGTCTTCCTGGCGTTCCCGCTCTACCTCGGGTGGGACGGCGGCCAGGCGGGCGACGCGGTCGTCGACGGGCTCGCGCTCGCCGTCGGCACGCTGCGCTACGTCACGCCGATCGGCGTCATCTGCGTCGGCGCGGTCGTCGTGCTCGGCCCGGTGCTGCCGTCGGTGCGCCCGTTCCGGACCGGCGGGATCTGCTTCACGCTCGCGCTCGCGCTGATGTTCGCGGCCGGCACGCTCGGGCTCGGCCCGAGCACGATCCGCGACGGCTACTGGGACCAGGACTTCCTGCGCGACCGCGGTGGCTACCTCGGCGAGGGGCTGTTCTACCTCTCCAACCACCTCATCGGCTCGATCGGGACGCACATCTTCGCGCTGTTCCTCTTCCTCGCCGGGCTGCTGCTGCTGACCGGCGCGTCGCTGGCCGGGATCCTGAAGGCGACCGGCGGGACCGTCGCCGAGTCGACGCGCGCGCTGCGCACGGCGCGGCCCGAGCGCCCAGCGCGCCCCGAGCCCGCGACGGCCGCCGCGAAGCCCGCGTCGAGCACGACGCGGCGCCCGCGCGTCCAGGTGCCGGAGAGCGACGACGACCTCGTCGTCAAGTCCACGCACGTCGAGGCGCCGTCGCTGGACGGCGTCGAGCGCTATCCCGACCTGTTCGAGGCCGCCGACGAGCCGAAGGTCACCCGCGCGCGTGGCAAGAAGAAGGAGCCCAAGGTCGTCGCGCTCGACGACGACGCGGCCCTGGACGAGGATCTCGCCGCGCCGCAGTCGGCGGCCGAGGACGCCAAGGACGCCGAGGTCTCCGAGGCCGTCATGGCCACCGACGACCTGCCCGACATCGAGCAGCAGTTCGACGACGACGGCGGGGCGCTGCCGCCCGGCGAGCCGCAGCAGCTCGAGCTGGGGCGGGTGGGGGCGGGGTCCCGCGGCGAGGCCGACGGCGACGGCGCGGAGGAGATCGAGTACATCGTCCCGGACCCGCGCGTGCTCAAGCGCTCCACCGGCGACCAGATCCGCCCCGACACCAGCGGCAACGAGAAGGTCGCCGCGTCGCTGGTCGAGGCGCTCAGCCACTTCAACGTCGAGTCGCGGGTCGTCGGCACCGTCAGCGGCCCGCACATCACGCGCTACGAGCTGCGGCTGGCGCCGGGCGTGAAGATGTCCAAGGTCGCCCAGCTCAAGGACGACCTGGCCTACGCGCTCGCCGCGACCGAGATCCGGATCCTCGCGCCGATCCCGGGCAAGCAGGCCGTCGGCATCGAGGTCCCCAACCGCGACCGCCGCACGGTCCACCTCGGCGACGTCTTCCGCGCGCGGCCCGAGGGCTACTCGCCGCTCACGGTCTGGCTGGGCAAGGACGTCTCCGGCAAGGCGATCGGCGCCGACCTGGCCAAGATGCCGCACATCCTGGTCGCCGGCACGACCGGCGCCGGCAAGTCGGCGTGCATCAACGCGATGTTGTCGTCGATCCTGCTGAACGCCACGCCGGACGAGGCGCGGCTGGTCCTGGTCGACCCCAAGCAGGTCGAGCTCAACCACTACGAGGACGTGCCGCACCTGCTCACGCCGGTGATCACGTCGCCGCGCCAGGCGGCCAACGCGCTCCAGAACCTCGTGCGCGAGATGGAGTGGCGTTACGGGATCATGGCCATGAAGCGCACGCGCTCGCTCAACGAGCTCAACCGCGTGCGCGAGGAGGAGGGTGAGAAGCGCCTCCCGTACATCCTGTGCGTCATCGACGAGCTCGCCGACCTCATGATGGTCGCGCCGGGCGACGTCGAGGACTCCATCATCCGGATCGCTCAGAAGGCCCGCGCGGTCGGCATCCACCTGGTGCTCGCGACGCAGTCGCCGCGCGTGGACGTCATCACCGGCATGATCAAGGCCAACGTCCCGTCGCGGATCGCGTTCGCGGTGTCCTCGCAGACCGACTCGCGCGTCATCCTCGACCAGAACGGCGCCGAGTCGCTGCTGGGCATGGGCGACATGCTGTTCTCGCCGGTCGGCTCGTCCAAGCTGCAGCGCATCCAGGGCGCCTACATCGACGAGGCGCAGGTCGGCCAGATCACCGAGTTCTGGGCGCGTCAGGGCGAGCCCGAGTTGCGCGCCGACCTCCTGGAGGAGGTCGAGGCGGAGCCCGGCGGCGACGGCGGGCGCGACGAGGCCGACGGCAAGGACCCCGACGAGGATCCGCTGCTGGCCGAGGCGATCGAGCTGGTCGTCGAGATGGGGACCGCGTCGACGTCGATGCTCCAGCGCCGCATGCGCCTGGGCTACACGCGCGCCGGGCGCATGATGGACATGCTCGAGCGCCGCGGCGTGATCTCCGGCTACGAGGGCTCCAAGCCGCGCCAGGTGCTGATCACGGGGCAGGACCTGCCGCGGGTGCTGGCCGCGCTGACGGAGAAGGGCGACATCGCGGCGGCGGGCCCTGAGGCCGCCGGTCCGGCTGTGGGGAGCGGCGACGCGCCAGCGTTGCCCGAGCCGCCGCGCCCCACGGGTGACGACGACGTGGCCTAG
- a CDS encoding putative bifunctional diguanylate cyclase/phosphodiesterase has protein sequence MLVSPDDHRTVRTRAWLPTGGTLPAAAFEARHRTVVVLLWLHVFALPAFAVARGYPLAHGAVDTLPILICAVAAPHRGLSQRARASIGALGLVTCSAIFTHLWGGVTEAHFHFFVVVALLSLYEDWVPWGLAIGYVLVHHGLMGALDPRSVYGNHSDAVRHPWRWAGIHAAFIGALAGVNLVSWRSNELARRGANRARAALAHRATHDPLTGLPNRGAFVEHVEQELDRRRKRRVADGHVAVLFVDVDDFKVVNDSLGHGAGDRLLEAVAVRLTGALRPRDVVARFGGDEFTVLVSDVADQDDALRVAERLAAALRPPIELDGAARFVTASVGLAVAGERGDGGDDADQLLQDADAAMYHAKQRGKARCEAFDDSLREAALRRLALEGGLREALTHGELHLDYQPQVRLPDGEITGVEALIRWRHPQLGAVSPAEFVPMAERLGLIAEIGAWVVRTACAEAMRWERAEVEIAVNVSPRQLSSPDFADTVREALRTSGLAPRRLCLEVTETALLADVDAARAMLARLRALGVQLAVDDFGVGHASLRHLRQLLPVDVLKIDKSFVDGLAEDRDDAAIVSAVVRLAEGLGLDCVAEGVEDAEQAEALAAMGCSNAQGYFFSRPVAPEALASLLAPAVV, from the coding sequence GTGCTGGTTTCACCGGACGACCACCGCACGGTTCGGACGCGGGCTTGGCTGCCGACGGGCGGCACGCTTCCGGCTGCCGCCTTCGAGGCGCGGCACCGCACGGTGGTCGTCCTGCTGTGGCTGCACGTCTTCGCGCTGCCGGCCTTCGCGGTGGCCCGCGGCTACCCGCTGGCCCACGGCGCGGTCGACACGCTGCCGATCCTGATCTGCGCCGTCGCGGCGCCGCACCGCGGCCTGTCCCAGCGCGCCCGCGCGTCGATCGGCGCGTTGGGGCTCGTGACGTGCTCGGCGATCTTCACCCACCTGTGGGGCGGCGTGACCGAGGCGCACTTCCACTTCTTCGTCGTCGTCGCGCTGCTCTCGCTCTACGAGGACTGGGTGCCGTGGGGCCTGGCGATCGGCTACGTCCTCGTCCATCACGGGCTCATGGGCGCGCTCGACCCGCGCTCGGTCTACGGCAACCACTCCGACGCGGTGCGCCACCCGTGGCGCTGGGCGGGCATCCACGCCGCCTTCATCGGCGCGCTGGCCGGGGTCAACCTCGTGTCCTGGCGCTCCAACGAGCTGGCCCGCCGCGGCGCGAACCGGGCCCGCGCCGCGCTCGCGCACCGCGCCACGCACGATCCGCTGACCGGCCTGCCCAACCGCGGCGCGTTCGTCGAGCACGTCGAGCAGGAGCTCGACCGCCGCCGGAAGCGCCGGGTCGCCGACGGCCACGTCGCCGTCCTGTTCGTCGACGTCGACGACTTCAAGGTCGTCAACGACTCGCTCGGCCACGGCGCCGGCGACCGGCTGCTGGAGGCCGTCGCGGTCCGGCTGACCGGCGCGCTGCGCCCCCGGGACGTCGTCGCGCGCTTCGGCGGCGACGAGTTCACGGTCCTCGTCAGCGACGTCGCCGACCAGGACGACGCGCTGCGCGTCGCCGAGCGCCTCGCCGCGGCGCTGCGCCCGCCGATCGAGCTCGACGGCGCGGCGCGATTCGTCACCGCGTCGGTCGGGCTGGCGGTCGCGGGGGAGCGCGGGGACGGCGGCGACGACGCCGACCAGCTGCTCCAGGACGCGGACGCCGCGATGTACCACGCCAAGCAGCGCGGCAAGGCGCGCTGCGAGGCCTTCGACGACTCCCTGCGCGAGGCCGCGCTGCGCCGCCTGGCGCTCGAAGGCGGGCTGCGCGAGGCGCTCACCCACGGCGAGCTCCACCTCGACTACCAGCCCCAGGTCCGGCTGCCCGACGGCGAGATCACCGGCGTCGAGGCCCTGATCCGGTGGCGCCATCCGCAGCTCGGCGCCGTCTCGCCGGCGGAGTTCGTCCCGATGGCCGAGCGCCTCGGCCTGATCGCGGAGATCGGCGCCTGGGTCGTCCGGACGGCGTGCGCCGAGGCGATGCGCTGGGAGCGGGCCGAGGTGGAGATCGCGGTCAACGTGTCGCCGCGCCAGCTGTCGTCGCCCGACTTCGCCGACACGGTCCGCGAGGCGCTGCGCACCTCCGGGCTCGCGCCGCGCCGCCTGTGCCTCGAGGTGACCGAGACCGCGCTGCTGGCCGACGTCGACGCGGCGCGCGCGATGCTCGCGCGGCTGCGCGCGCTCGGCGTCCAGCTCGCCGTCGACGACTTCGGCGTCGGCCACGCGTCGCTGCGCCACCTGCGCCAGCTGCTCCCGGTCGACGTCCTGAAGATCGACAAGTCGTTCGTCGACGGGCTGGCCGAGGACCGCGACGACGCCGCGATCGTCTCCGCCGTCGTCCGCCTGGCCGAGGGCCTCGGGCTGGACTGCGTGGCCGAGGGCGTCGAGGACGCCGAGCAGGCCGAGGCGCTGGCCGCGATGGGCTGCAGCAACGCGCAGGGCTACTTCTTCTCCCGTCCGGTCGCGCCCGAGGCGCTCGCGTCGCTGCTCGCGCCGGCCGTCGTCTGA
- a CDS encoding response regulator transcription factor translates to MIDGHERQARVLIVEDDDDIAQVLQRSLRLEGYETRIAGDGEAALGAANDFVPDLVVLDLGLPKLDGMDVARRLRAADDVPILMLTARDALESRVEGLDAGADDYLVKPFERQELLARLRALLRRRPPRGSASLVVSDLSLNPDTHEVRRGERVVELTQREFELLEYLMRNERIVVPRQRLLEDVWGYDPFATTNTIEVFVSNLRRKLEGGGEPRLLHTIRGAGYVLRA, encoded by the coding sequence GTGATCGACGGCCACGAGCGGCAAGCGCGGGTCCTCATCGTCGAGGACGACGACGACATCGCCCAGGTGCTGCAGCGCTCGCTGCGGCTGGAGGGGTACGAGACCCGGATCGCGGGCGACGGCGAGGCCGCGCTCGGCGCCGCCAACGACTTCGTCCCGGACCTCGTGGTCCTGGACCTCGGGCTCCCGAAGCTCGACGGCATGGACGTGGCTCGCCGCCTGCGCGCGGCCGACGACGTCCCGATCCTGATGCTCACGGCGCGCGACGCGTTGGAGTCGCGGGTCGAGGGCCTGGACGCGGGCGCCGACGACTATCTCGTCAAGCCCTTCGAGCGCCAGGAGCTGCTCGCCCGCCTGCGCGCGCTGCTGCGCCGCCGGCCACCACGCGGCTCCGCGTCGCTCGTGGTCTCCGACCTCTCCTTGAACCCCGACACCCACGAGGTGCGCCGCGGCGAGCGCGTGGTCGAGCTCACCCAGCGCGAGTTCGAGCTGCTGGAGTACCTGATGCGCAACGAGCGCATCGTCGTCCCGCGCCAGCGGCTGCTCGAGGACGTCTGGGGCTATGACCCGTTCGCGACGACGAACACGATCGAGGTCTTCGTCTCCAACCTGCGGCGCAAGCTGGAGGGCGGCGGCGAGCCGCGGTTGCTGCACACGATCCGAGGCGCGGGGTACGTGCTGCGCGCATGA
- a CDS encoding sensor histidine kinase, whose protein sequence is MRSLLHALTLRWRLALLSAGLTFLVLCMFALFIGQSTASRIRGDFRNEMNTAITNLLANRLPISYNDGVAKIPESTVRTYAAPNEAVIRVLFTKGGGVLASTENAPDFGKLGLRPDESGQVGGYRVMTRQTTLAISSALGIQVYVQYARKTASTEASVHRVRVFLIFGVLLGSGLALALALALSRRALAPITRLTSTARDIAMTRDPSRRVPIPDTEDEVAELAITLDDMLQALEASREEREAALARQRQFVADASHELRTPLTSVLANLELLADVLDGERGEAARSALRSTQRMRRLVADLLLLARADAKRDSPHAPTDLGQVLLDVASELGPVAGEHELSIDARRAVVAGARDELHRLALNLIQNAFQHTPAGTRVHAAVAVDGDTVRLVVADDGPGVAPELRETLFDRFVRAEGDRGGSVGLGLSIVRAVARSHGGDVVLESPAEGGARFVVSLPAVGQDTSGPPSPPSQNGVSPPRAAPAPGRLSVL, encoded by the coding sequence ATGAGGTCGCTGCTCCACGCCCTCACGCTGCGCTGGCGCCTGGCTCTCCTCTCGGCGGGCCTGACGTTCCTGGTGCTCTGCATGTTCGCCCTGTTCATCGGGCAGTCGACGGCGTCGCGGATCCGCGGCGACTTCCGCAACGAGATGAACACGGCGATCACCAACCTGCTCGCCAACCGGCTGCCGATCTCCTACAACGACGGCGTCGCCAAGATCCCGGAGTCGACCGTCCGGACCTACGCCGCGCCCAACGAGGCCGTCATCCGCGTGCTGTTCACCAAGGGCGGCGGCGTGCTGGCGAGCACCGAGAACGCGCCGGACTTCGGCAAGCTCGGGCTGCGCCCCGACGAGTCCGGCCAGGTCGGCGGCTACCGGGTCATGACGCGCCAGACGACGCTGGCGATCAGCTCCGCGCTCGGCATCCAGGTGTACGTGCAGTACGCGCGCAAGACGGCCTCGACCGAGGCCAGCGTCCATCGCGTGCGCGTGTTCCTGATCTTCGGCGTGCTGCTCGGGTCCGGGCTGGCGCTCGCCCTGGCGCTGGCGCTGTCGCGGCGCGCGCTGGCGCCGATCACGCGGCTGACCTCGACCGCGCGCGACATCGCGATGACGCGCGACCCGTCGCGGCGCGTGCCGATCCCCGACACCGAGGACGAGGTCGCCGAGCTGGCGATCACGTTGGACGACATGTTGCAGGCGCTGGAGGCCTCGCGCGAGGAGCGCGAGGCGGCGCTGGCGCGCCAGCGGCAGTTCGTCGCCGACGCGTCGCACGAGCTGCGCACGCCGCTGACCAGCGTCCTGGCCAACCTGGAGCTGCTGGCCGACGTGCTCGACGGGGAGCGCGGCGAGGCCGCTCGGTCGGCGCTGCGCTCGACGCAGCGGATGCGGCGCCTGGTGGCCGACCTGCTGCTGCTGGCGCGCGCCGACGCCAAGCGCGACTCGCCGCACGCGCCGACCGACCTCGGCCAGGTGCTGCTCGACGTCGCGTCCGAGCTGGGCCCGGTCGCCGGCGAGCACGAGCTGTCGATCGACGCGCGCCGCGCGGTCGTGGCGGGCGCGCGCGACGAGCTGCACCGGCTCGCGCTGAACCTGATCCAGAACGCGTTCCAGCACACGCCGGCCGGGACGCGCGTGCACGCGGCGGTCGCCGTCGACGGCGACACGGTGCGGCTCGTGGTCGCCGACGACGGCCCGGGCGTCGCGCCCGAGCTGCGCGAGACGCTCTTCGACCGCTTCGTCCGGGCCGAGGGCGACCGCGGCGGCTCGGTCGGGCTCGGCCTGTCGATCGTCCGCGCGGTCGCGCGCTCGCACGGCGGGGACGTCGTGCTCGAGTCACCGGCCGAGGGCGGCGCGCGGTTCGTCGTGTCGCTGCCCGCGGTCGGGCAGGACACGTCCGGGCCGCCCTCCCCTCCGTCGCAGAACGGCGTCAGCCCGCCGCGAGCAGCACCGGCTCCCGGCCGGCTGAGCGTCTTGTAG
- a CDS encoding ribonuclease J, with product MAKSKLRVLPLGGLGEIGKNMTVVEYDGAIVVVDTGLRFPTAEQVGIDLVLPDFTYLRERADDIEGIVITHGHEDHLGALPWILRELGTDIPVFGGPLTMAMARSKLDEHRLKDTDLTDVRAGETLELGPFDIELIHLTHSIPDMMAVALTTDLGTMLITGDYKFDQTPVDGNPADVSRLAELGRQGLLLLCGDSTNADRPGFSPSESIAGPNLEALFGRCEGRIVVTCFASNIHRVQQVVDAATAHGRKVVLVGRSMRKNMNIGRMLGHIDVPDGTFVQPREANDFPDHKLVIISTGSQGEPLSALRRMAHRDHPQVELHKGDTVVFAATPIPGNERAVNETIDRLYHIGCNVITAKDAPIHASGHGYQEEIKLMLNLTKPKYVMPFHGDHKRIHLHGELAEAVGVPAENVFKGENGLPLELDGDGARFGKAERAGMIYVDGVEIGDPTDVALRDRRMLSADGIFVVVATISEQDGSSVADPEIIFRGVPYTEDADRLLGDIRETVVASLERAAKEEIREIDLLQQTLHDDLGAFVYDRLRRRPMVLPVVVEV from the coding sequence ATGGCCAAGAGCAAGCTTCGCGTCCTCCCGCTCGGCGGGTTGGGCGAGATCGGCAAGAACATGACCGTCGTCGAGTACGACGGCGCGATCGTCGTCGTCGACACCGGTCTGCGCTTCCCGACCGCCGAGCAGGTCGGCATCGACCTCGTCCTGCCCGACTTCACGTACCTCCGCGAGCGCGCGGACGACATCGAGGGCATCGTCATCACCCACGGCCACGAGGACCACCTCGGGGCACTGCCGTGGATCCTGCGCGAGCTCGGGACCGACATCCCCGTGTTCGGCGGGCCGCTGACGATGGCGATGGCGCGGTCCAAGCTGGACGAGCACCGCCTCAAGGACACCGACTTGACCGATGTCAGGGCGGGGGAGACCCTCGAGCTCGGGCCGTTCGACATCGAGCTGATCCACCTCACGCACTCGATCCCGGACATGATGGCCGTCGCGCTGACGACCGACCTCGGGACGATGCTCATCACCGGCGACTACAAGTTCGACCAGACGCCGGTCGACGGCAACCCGGCCGACGTGTCGCGCCTGGCCGAGCTGGGCCGCCAAGGCCTGCTGCTGCTCTGCGGCGACTCGACCAACGCCGACCGCCCGGGCTTCTCGCCGAGCGAGTCGATCGCCGGTCCGAACCTGGAGGCGCTGTTCGGGCGCTGCGAGGGCCGGATCGTCGTGACGTGCTTCGCGTCGAACATCCACCGCGTGCAGCAGGTGGTGGACGCCGCGACCGCGCACGGGCGCAAGGTCGTCCTCGTCGGCCGGTCGATGCGCAAGAACATGAACATCGGCCGGATGCTGGGGCACATCGACGTCCCCGACGGCACGTTCGTGCAGCCGCGGGAGGCCAACGACTTCCCCGACCACAAGCTCGTGATCATCTCGACCGGCTCGCAGGGCGAGCCGCTCAGCGCGCTGCGCCGCATGGCGCATCGCGACCACCCGCAGGTCGAGTTGCACAAGGGCGACACCGTCGTCTTCGCGGCGACGCCGATCCCGGGCAACGAGCGCGCGGTCAACGAGACGATCGACCGGCTCTACCACATCGGCTGCAACGTGATCACGGCCAAGGACGCGCCGATCCACGCCTCCGGCCACGGCTACCAGGAGGAGATCAAGCTGATGCTCAACCTGACCAAGCCGAAGTACGTGATGCCGTTCCACGGCGACCACAAGCGCATCCACCTGCACGGTGAGCTCGCGGAGGCGGTCGGGGTCCCGGCCGAGAACGTCTTCAAGGGCGAGAACGGCCTGCCGTTGGAGCTCGACGGCGACGGCGCGCGGTTCGGCAAGGCCGAGCGCGCGGGCATGATCTACGTCGACGGCGTCGAGATCGGCGACCCGACCGACGTCGCGCTCCGCGACCGCCGGATGCTCAGCGCCGACGGCATCTTCGTCGTCGTCGCCACGATCTCCGAGCAGGACGGCTCCAGCGTCGCGGACCCGGAGATCATCTTCCGCGGCGTGCCCTACACCGAGGACGCCGACCGCCTGCTGGGCGACATCCGCGAGACCGTCGTGGCCTCGCTGGAGCGCGCCGCCAAGGAGGAGATCCGCGAGATCGACCTCCTCCAGCAGACCCTCCACGACGACCTCGGCGCGTTCGTCTACGACCGCCTCCGCCGGCGCCCGATGGTGCTGCCGGTGGTCGTCGAGGTCTAG
- the dapA gene encoding 4-hydroxy-tetrahydrodipicolinate synthase, translated as MSDVAGLGAILTAIVTPFDDDLNLDEQAFVDLLHHLAAHGSDGFVVCGTTGEASTLTDDEHMRVVELAVQHRPEGTSIVAGAGVNDTRHAVHLTERATALGVDAVLSVTPYYNKPNRRGIVAHYQEVAKATDKPIILYNIPSRVVIDVPNDLLAELAQIEGIDYVKQANNDNLAPVDGLGIYAGNDEILLRTLEIGGCGGICVASHLVGDEMRRMIDEPQNRAEIDASLRDVYAAMGVTTNPIPVKAALELAGHPVGGLRLPLVEADEEERAQIAAVLERHGLLASAGTS; from the coding sequence ATGAGCGACGTGGCCGGGCTGGGAGCCATCCTCACTGCGATCGTCACGCCGTTCGACGACGATCTGAATCTCGACGAGCAGGCGTTCGTCGATCTTCTGCACCACCTTGCGGCGCACGGCTCGGACGGCTTCGTCGTCTGCGGCACGACCGGCGAGGCGTCCACGCTGACCGATGACGAGCACATGCGCGTCGTCGAGCTGGCCGTGCAGCACCGGCCCGAGGGCACGTCGATCGTCGCGGGCGCCGGGGTCAACGACACCCGGCACGCGGTCCACCTGACCGAGCGCGCGACCGCGCTCGGCGTCGACGCCGTCCTCAGCGTCACCCCCTATTACAACAAGCCCAATCGTCGCGGGATCGTCGCGCACTACCAAGAGGTGGCCAAGGCCACCGACAAGCCGATCATCCTCTACAACATCCCGTCGCGCGTGGTCATCGACGTGCCCAACGACCTGCTGGCCGAGCTGGCCCAGATCGAGGGCATCGACTACGTCAAGCAAGCCAACAACGACAACTTGGCGCCGGTCGACGGGCTCGGCATCTACGCGGGCAACGACGAGATCCTGCTGCGCACGCTCGAGATCGGGGGCTGCGGCGGCATCTGCGTCGCCAGCCACCTGGTCGGCGACGAGATGCGCCGGATGATCGACGAGCCGCAGAACCGCGCCGAGATCGACGCGTCGCTGCGCGACGTCTACGCCGCGATGGGCGTCACTACGAATCCGATCCCGGTGAAGGCGGCGCTGGAGCTGGCCGGTCACCCCGTCGGCGGGCTTCGCCTGCCGCTCGTCGAGGCTGACGAGGAGGAGCGCGCGCAGATCGCCGCGGTCCTCGAGCGCCACGGGCTGCTCGCCTCCGCCGGGACCTCCTAG